The Mycolicibacterium boenickei genome has a segment encoding these proteins:
- a CDS encoding MarR family winged helix-turn-helix transcriptional regulator, with protein MAEKPIGVSALDQRIPFLLSQLGAYVAEGFKARLEPLGLHPRATAVLLALAAADGQSQRELYERLGLHRNVMVTLIDTLEAEGLVERRPHPEDRRAFAVSLTERARELIPALDETGRALEDEVTASLSDDERAVLRHTLRRLSAAAGLIPGVHPGLT; from the coding sequence GTGGCTGAGAAACCGATCGGGGTGTCCGCGCTCGACCAGCGCATACCGTTTCTGCTGTCCCAGCTCGGCGCGTATGTGGCCGAGGGGTTCAAGGCCAGGTTGGAACCGCTGGGCCTGCATCCCCGGGCCACCGCGGTCCTGCTGGCGCTCGCCGCGGCCGACGGGCAGTCCCAGCGTGAGCTGTACGAGCGGCTGGGCCTGCACCGCAACGTCATGGTCACGCTGATCGACACCCTTGAGGCTGAGGGGCTGGTGGAACGCAGGCCGCATCCCGAGGACCGCCGGGCCTTCGCCGTGTCGTTGACCGAGCGGGCGCGGGAGCTGATCCCGGCGCTGGATGAGACCGGCCGCGCGCTCGAGGACGAGGTCACCGCGTCGCTGTCCGACGACGAGCGCGCCGTCCTGCGACACACATTGCGGCGGTTGTCGGCCGCCGCGGGTCTGATCCCCGGCGTCCACCCCGGACTGACCTGA
- a CDS encoding NAD(P)-dependent oxidoreductase: MRIVIFGANGATGRLLTRRALDAGHTVVAVTRHPEQFPITGAALTVAEADVRDAAAVTAAVDGADAVLSTLGVTFTMDPVDTYSVGVGNIVAAMCATGVDRLAVVSSTAIADYPGRTDTPFALRVVQPVISRIFGRTLYADMRRMEDIVTGSGLNWTIVRPSGLFDLPEVTEYVAGRRDPVGAFTSRTDLADYLLRLAGAPETGATVTISTTVDTPSMWQLLRREALKSA; the protein is encoded by the coding sequence ATGCGAATCGTCATTTTCGGCGCCAACGGCGCAACGGGACGTCTGCTCACCCGCCGAGCCCTCGACGCGGGCCACACCGTCGTGGCGGTGACCCGCCATCCCGAGCAGTTCCCGATCACCGGCGCCGCACTCACGGTGGCCGAAGCCGACGTGCGCGACGCCGCGGCGGTCACCGCCGCGGTCGACGGCGCCGACGCGGTGCTGTCCACCTTGGGCGTCACGTTCACCATGGATCCGGTCGACACGTACTCGGTCGGCGTGGGCAATATCGTCGCCGCGATGTGCGCGACCGGAGTCGACCGACTGGCCGTCGTGAGCTCCACCGCGATCGCCGACTACCCCGGGCGGACCGATACCCCGTTCGCGCTGCGCGTGGTCCAGCCGGTGATCAGCCGCATCTTCGGCCGGACCCTCTATGCCGACATGCGCCGGATGGAGGACATCGTCACCGGCAGCGGATTGAACTGGACGATCGTGCGGCCGTCCGGCCTGTTCGACCTGCCAGAAGTCACGGAATACGTTGCCGGCCGGCGCGATCCGGTGGGAGCGTTCACCTCCCGCACCGACCTCGCCGACTACCTGCTGAGGTTGGCCGGAGCGCCCGAAACCGGTGCGACCGTGACGATTTCGACGACGGTAGACACTCCGTCCATGTGGCAGCTACTCCGCCGCGAAGCGCTCAAGAGCGCGTGA
- a CDS encoding ATP-dependent 6-phosphofructokinase: MRIGVLTGGGDCPGLNAVIRAVVRTCDQRYGSSVVGFLDGWRGLLEDRRIQLANDDRNDRLLAKGGTILGTARVNPDKLRAGLEQIKQTLEDNGIDVLIPIGGEGTLTAAHWLSEENVPVVGVPKTIDNDIDCTDVTFGHDTALQVATEAIDRLHSTAESHQRVMLVEVMGRHAGWIALNAGIASGAHMTLIPEQPFDVEEVCRLVKKRFQHGSSHFICVVAEGAKPAEGTMQLRQGGMDEFGHEKFTGVAQQLALEVEKRIKKDVRVTVLGHVQRGGTPTAYDRVLATRFGVNAADAAHAGEFGMMVSLQGQDIGRVSLADATRHLKLVPQSRYDDAAEFFG; the protein is encoded by the coding sequence ATGCGCATCGGAGTTCTCACCGGCGGCGGTGATTGTCCTGGCCTGAACGCGGTGATCCGGGCGGTGGTGCGTACCTGCGACCAGCGGTACGGGTCGTCGGTGGTCGGATTCCTCGACGGCTGGCGCGGTTTGTTGGAAGACCGCCGCATCCAATTGGCGAACGACGATCGCAACGACCGGCTACTGGCCAAGGGCGGCACCATCTTGGGCACCGCGCGGGTCAACCCGGACAAGCTGCGGGCCGGCCTGGAGCAGATCAAGCAGACGCTCGAGGACAACGGGATCGATGTGCTGATCCCGATCGGTGGCGAAGGCACGTTGACCGCCGCGCACTGGTTGTCCGAGGAGAACGTTCCGGTGGTCGGGGTGCCGAAGACCATCGACAACGACATCGACTGCACGGACGTGACTTTCGGCCACGACACGGCTCTACAGGTGGCGACCGAGGCGATCGACCGATTGCACAGCACCGCCGAGTCGCACCAGCGCGTCATGCTGGTCGAGGTGATGGGCCGCCATGCCGGCTGGATAGCGCTGAACGCCGGGATCGCCTCGGGTGCGCACATGACGCTGATCCCCGAGCAGCCCTTCGATGTCGAGGAGGTCTGTCGGCTGGTCAAGAAGCGGTTCCAGCACGGTTCGTCACACTTCATCTGCGTGGTGGCCGAGGGGGCGAAGCCGGCCGAGGGCACGATGCAACTGCGCCAGGGCGGCATGGACGAGTTCGGCCACGAGAAATTCACCGGTGTGGCACAGCAATTGGCATTAGAGGTGGAGAAGCGGATCAAGAAGGACGTCCGGGTCACGGTGCTGGGCCACGTCCAGCGCGGCGGTACTCCGACCGCGTACGACCGGGTGCTGGCCACCCGGTTCGGGGTGAACGCGGCCGACGCCGCGCACGCCGGCGAGTTCGGGATGATGGTGTCGTTGCAGGGGCAGGACATCGGCCGGGTGTCACTGGCCGATGCGACCCGCCACCTCAAACTGGTACCGCAGTCCCGTTACGACGATGCCGCCGAGTTCTTCGGATAG
- the gatA gene encoding Asp-tRNA(Asn)/Glu-tRNA(Gln) amidotransferase subunit GatA translates to MSELTRRDAATLGAQIAAKEVSSTEVTQAHLDQIAETDDRFNAFLHVAADSALAAAARIDAAVAAGETLPSPLAGVPLALKDVFTATDMPTTAGSKILEGWRAPYDATVTSRLRAAGIPILGKTNMDEFAMGSSTENSAYGPTRNPWNTERVPGGSGGGSAAALAAYQAPLAIGTDTGGSIRQPAALTATVGVKPTYGTVSRYGLIACASSLDQGGPCARTVLDTALLHQVIAGHDPRDSTSVDAAVPDVVGAARAGAAGDLKGVRIGVVKQLRGDGYQPGVLESFNAAVAQLTALGAEVTEVDCPHFDHAMDAYYLILPSEVSSNLARFDAMRFGLRVGDDGTHSAEEVMALTRAAGFGPEVKRRIMIGTYALSAGYYDAYYNQAQKVRTLIARDLEQAYQSVDVLVSPATPTTAFRLGEKVDDPLAMYLFDLCTLPLNLAGHCGMSVPSGLSPDDGLPVGLQIMAPALADDRLYRVGAAYEAARGPLPSAL, encoded by the coding sequence ATGAGTGAGCTGACCCGTCGCGATGCGGCGACCCTGGGTGCCCAGATCGCGGCCAAGGAGGTCTCCTCGACCGAGGTGACTCAGGCCCACCTGGACCAGATCGCCGAGACCGACGACCGCTTCAACGCCTTCCTGCACGTGGCCGCCGATTCCGCGTTGGCCGCCGCGGCCCGGATCGACGCCGCCGTGGCTGCCGGGGAGACGCTGCCCTCGCCGTTGGCCGGGGTGCCGCTGGCGCTCAAGGACGTCTTCACCGCCACCGACATGCCGACCACCGCGGGGTCCAAGATCCTGGAGGGGTGGCGCGCGCCGTACGACGCGACGGTGACCTCGCGGCTTCGCGCCGCGGGCATCCCGATCCTGGGCAAGACCAACATGGACGAATTCGCCATGGGATCGTCGACCGAGAACTCCGCCTACGGTCCGACGCGCAACCCGTGGAACACCGAGCGGGTGCCCGGCGGATCGGGCGGCGGCAGCGCCGCCGCGCTCGCCGCCTACCAGGCCCCGCTGGCCATCGGCACCGACACCGGCGGGTCGATCCGTCAGCCTGCCGCGCTCACCGCGACCGTCGGCGTCAAACCGACCTACGGCACGGTCTCGCGCTACGGCCTGATCGCGTGCGCCTCCTCGCTCGACCAGGGTGGCCCCTGTGCCCGCACGGTGCTCGACACCGCGCTGCTGCACCAGGTGATCGCCGGCCACGACCCGCGTGACTCCACCTCCGTCGATGCTGCGGTTCCGGATGTGGTCGGCGCCGCCCGGGCCGGTGCGGCAGGCGATCTCAAGGGCGTGCGCATCGGTGTGGTCAAGCAGCTGCGCGGTGACGGATACCAGCCGGGCGTGCTGGAGTCGTTCAACGCCGCGGTCGCTCAACTGACCGCGCTCGGCGCGGAGGTCACCGAGGTCGACTGTCCGCACTTCGACCATGCGATGGACGCCTACTACCTGATCCTGCCGTCCGAGGTGTCCAGCAACCTGGCCCGCTTCGACGCGATGCGGTTCGGGCTGCGCGTCGGCGATGACGGCACCCACAGCGCCGAAGAGGTCATGGCGCTGACCCGGGCCGCCGGATTCGGCCCGGAGGTCAAGCGCCGGATCATGATCGGCACCTACGCGTTGTCGGCGGGTTACTACGACGCCTACTACAACCAGGCGCAGAAGGTGCGGACCCTGATCGCCCGCGACCTGGAGCAGGCGTACCAGAGCGTGGATGTCCTGGTGTCCCCGGCCACGCCGACGACGGCGTTCCGGTTGGGGGAGAAGGTCGACGATCCGCTGGCCATGTACCTGTTCGACTTGTGCACGCTGCCGCTGAACCTGGCCGGGCACTGCGGTATGTCGGTGCCGTCGGGTCTGTCCCCCGACGACGGCCTGCCCGTCGGTCTGCAGATCATGGCGCCGGCCCTGGCCGATGACCGGCTGTACCGCGTGGGCGCGGCCTACGAGGCGGCTCGCGGCCCGTTGCCCAGCGCGTTGTAG
- the gatC gene encoding Asp-tRNA(Asn)/Glu-tRNA(Gln) amidotransferase subunit GatC produces the protein MSKISRDEVAHLARLARLALTDDELDSYAGQLDAILGHVSQIQSVDVTGVEPTDNPLKDVNVSRPDVVQPCLTQEEALAAAPRAEDGRFAVPRILGEGE, from the coding sequence GTGTCGAAGATCTCCCGAGACGAGGTTGCCCATCTGGCGCGTCTGGCGCGCCTGGCGCTGACCGATGACGAACTGGACAGTTACGCCGGCCAGCTGGATGCCATCCTCGGCCACGTCAGTCAGATCCAGTCCGTCGACGTCACCGGTGTGGAGCCGACGGACAACCCGCTCAAGGACGTCAACGTCAGCCGGCCTGACGTGGTCCAGCCGTGCTTGACGCAGGAGGAAGCGCTGGCCGCCGCGCCGCGTGCCGAAGACGGACGCTTCGCCGTGCCGCGGATTCTCGGAGAGGGTGAATGA
- a CDS encoding ACT domain-containing protein — protein sequence MMRVPSYLLRVQLEDRPGSLGSLAVALGSVGADILSLDVVERGTGYAIDDLVVDLPQGSMPDTLITAAENLSGVYVDSIRPHTGLLEAHRELELIDHVAAAHSKADRLRVLAEEAPRVLRVSWCVVVRSTATGVERIAASHGAPETQAQSAPWLPLQQASALDGNADWVPQVWRDMDTTLAAAPLGGHDTAVVLGRPGGPGFRPSEVARLGYLAGIVATILR from the coding sequence GTGATGCGCGTGCCTTCGTATCTGCTGCGGGTCCAGCTGGAGGACCGACCAGGCAGCCTCGGCTCACTTGCCGTGGCCCTCGGATCGGTCGGCGCCGACATCCTGTCGCTCGACGTCGTCGAGCGCGGAACCGGCTATGCGATCGACGATCTGGTCGTCGACCTGCCGCAGGGCTCCATGCCGGACACCTTGATCACCGCCGCCGAGAACCTGTCCGGCGTCTACGTCGACAGCATCCGCCCGCATACCGGGCTGCTCGAGGCACACCGCGAGCTGGAGTTGATCGACCACGTCGCCGCCGCGCACTCCAAGGCCGATCGGTTGCGGGTGCTCGCCGAGGAGGCGCCGCGAGTTCTGCGCGTGAGCTGGTGTGTCGTGGTCCGGTCCACCGCAACCGGGGTGGAACGGATCGCCGCGAGTCACGGCGCTCCCGAGACCCAGGCCCAGTCGGCGCCGTGGTTGCCGCTGCAGCAGGCCTCCGCGCTCGACGGCAATGCGGACTGGGTGCCACAGGTGTGGCGCGACATGGACACCACGCTGGCCGCCGCACCGTTGGGCGGCCACGACACCGCCGTGGTGCTGGGCCGCCCGGGCGGTCCGGGCTTCCGTCCCTCGGAGGTGGCGCGGTTGGGCTACCTGGCCGGGATCGTCGCCACGATCCTGCGCTGA
- the ligA gene encoding NAD-dependent DNA ligase LigA, which translates to MTSNDAGDADLRRRWQELAEEVRGHQFRYYVKDAPVISDADFDALLRQLQALEEEHPELRTPDSPTQLVGGAGFATEFAPAEHLERMLSLDNVFDSDELSAWAARIKGETGDAAHFLCELKIDGVALALVYRNGRLVRAATRGDGRSGEDVTLNARTITDIPEQLAASDEFPVPDVLEVRGEVFFRVADFEELNAGLVAEGKPPFANPRNSAAGSLRQKNPAVTARRKLRMICHGLGYAEGFSPASLHDAYRALGQWGLPVSAHTAKVSGVAAVAERIAYWGEHRHDVDHEIDGLVVKVDEVALQRRLGSTSRAPRWAVAYKYPPEEATTKLLDIRVSVGRTGRVTPFAYMEPVKVAGSTVGLATLHNATEVQRKGVLIGDTVVIRKAGDVIPEVLGPVVDLRDGSEHAFVMPTNCPECGTVLAPAKEGDADIRCPNTRSCPAQLRERVFHVAGRGAFDIEGLGYEAATALLQAGVIADEGDLFTLTAEQLLRTELFTTKAGELSANGKRLLANLDKAKAQPLWRVLVALSIRHVGPTAARALATEFASLDAIIAASEEQLAAVEGVGPTIAAAVVDWFTVDWHRAIVDKWRAAGVRMADERDASIERTLEGLSIVVTGSLPGFSRDQAKEAIISRGGKAASSVSKKTAYVVAGDAPGSKYDKAVELGVPILDEDGFRALLAEGPQERPQEPEPDDES; encoded by the coding sequence GTGACCTCGAACGACGCTGGAGACGCTGACCTGCGACGACGTTGGCAGGAACTCGCAGAAGAGGTACGGGGGCATCAGTTCCGGTACTACGTCAAAGACGCGCCGGTCATCTCCGACGCGGATTTCGACGCGCTGCTGCGGCAACTGCAGGCGCTCGAGGAGGAGCATCCGGAACTGCGGACCCCGGATTCCCCGACCCAACTGGTCGGCGGCGCCGGGTTCGCCACCGAATTCGCCCCGGCCGAGCATCTGGAACGGATGCTGTCCCTGGACAACGTGTTCGATTCCGACGAGCTTTCGGCCTGGGCCGCCCGGATCAAGGGGGAGACCGGCGACGCCGCGCACTTCCTGTGCGAGCTGAAGATCGACGGCGTCGCGCTCGCGCTGGTCTACCGCAACGGCCGGCTGGTGCGGGCCGCCACCCGCGGTGACGGGCGCAGCGGTGAGGACGTGACGCTCAACGCCCGCACCATCACCGACATCCCCGAGCAACTGGCGGCCTCCGACGAGTTTCCGGTGCCCGACGTGCTGGAGGTGCGCGGTGAGGTGTTCTTCCGGGTGGCCGACTTCGAGGAGCTCAACGCCGGGTTGGTCGCGGAGGGCAAGCCCCCGTTCGCCAATCCCCGGAACAGCGCGGCGGGGTCGTTGCGGCAGAAGAATCCCGCGGTCACCGCGCGGCGCAAACTCCGGATGATCTGCCACGGGCTCGGCTACGCCGAAGGCTTCAGCCCCGCTTCCTTGCACGACGCGTACCGGGCGCTGGGCCAATGGGGACTCCCCGTATCCGCGCACACCGCAAAGGTTTCCGGGGTCGCCGCGGTCGCCGAGCGGATCGCCTACTGGGGCGAGCACCGCCACGACGTCGACCACGAGATCGACGGTCTGGTGGTAAAGGTCGACGAGGTGGCCCTGCAGCGCCGGCTCGGCTCGACCTCACGCGCGCCACGCTGGGCGGTGGCCTACAAATACCCACCGGAAGAGGCCACCACCAAGCTGCTCGACATCCGGGTGAGTGTCGGCCGGACCGGCCGGGTCACCCCGTTCGCCTACATGGAGCCGGTCAAGGTGGCCGGCTCCACCGTCGGCCTGGCCACGTTGCACAACGCGACCGAAGTGCAGCGCAAGGGCGTGCTGATCGGCGACACCGTGGTGATCCGCAAGGCCGGTGACGTCATCCCCGAGGTGCTCGGCCCGGTGGTCGACCTGCGCGACGGATCCGAGCACGCGTTCGTCATGCCGACCAACTGCCCCGAGTGCGGCACGGTGCTGGCCCCGGCCAAAGAAGGCGACGCCGACATCCGCTGCCCCAATACCCGCAGTTGCCCGGCGCAGTTGCGGGAGAGGGTGTTTCACGTCGCGGGCCGCGGCGCGTTCGACATCGAGGGGCTCGGCTACGAGGCGGCCACCGCGCTGTTGCAGGCCGGCGTGATCGCCGACGAGGGCGATCTGTTCACGCTGACTGCCGAGCAGTTGCTCCGCACCGAACTGTTCACCACCAAGGCCGGAGAACTCTCGGCAAACGGCAAGCGGTTGCTGGCCAATCTGGACAAGGCCAAGGCCCAGCCGCTGTGGCGCGTGCTGGTGGCATTGTCGATCCGCCACGTGGGCCCCACCGCGGCGCGGGCGCTGGCCACCGAGTTCGCCAGTCTGGACGCCATCATCGCGGCGAGCGAAGAGCAGCTGGCCGCGGTGGAAGGCGTGGGTCCGACCATCGCCGCCGCAGTTGTCGACTGGTTCACCGTCGACTGGCACCGGGCCATCGTCGACAAATGGCGCGCCGCCGGAGTGCGGATGGCCGACGAACGCGACGCCAGCATCGAACGCACGCTGGAAGGCCTGTCGATCGTGGTGACGGGCTCGCTACCCGGGTTCTCGCGCGACCAGGCCAAGGAGGCCATCATCAGCCGCGGCGGCAAGGCGGCCAGCTCGGTCTCCAAGAAGACCGCTTACGTGGTCGCCGGAGACGCCCCCGGATCCAAGTACGACAAGGCCGTGGAGCTCGGAGTCCCGATCCTGGACGAGGACGGATTCCGGGCCCTGCTGGCCGAAGGCCCGCAGGAGCGGCCGCAAGAGCCCGAGCCGGACGACGAGAGCTAG
- a CDS encoding MmcQ/YjbR family DNA-binding protein, producing the protein MPHPIMFSDDDLGLAELRTVALGFPEAFEKISWGRPVFCAPKMFAMYGGNVKPEGRGEMVPYPHSLLIKVDESDRRALEQDSRFFFPAYMGPFGWLGLDFTAAKVDWGEVRELVDASFRLVASRRLIKQLDEN; encoded by the coding sequence ATGCCGCACCCGATCATGTTCAGCGACGACGACTTGGGCCTGGCCGAACTCCGCACCGTTGCCCTGGGGTTTCCCGAGGCGTTCGAGAAGATTTCGTGGGGCAGGCCGGTGTTCTGCGCGCCGAAGATGTTCGCCATGTACGGCGGCAACGTCAAACCCGAGGGCCGCGGCGAGATGGTGCCGTATCCGCATTCGCTGCTGATCAAGGTCGACGAGAGCGACCGACGGGCACTCGAACAGGACAGCCGTTTCTTCTTCCCGGCCTACATGGGCCCCTTCGGCTGGCTTGGTCTGGACTTCACTGCGGCAAAGGTGGATTGGGGCGAGGTTCGCGAACTTGTCGACGCCTCGTTCCGCCTGGTCGCCTCACGCCGGCTCATCAAACAACTCGACGAGAACTGA